A stretch of the Lolium perenne isolate Kyuss_39 chromosome 3, Kyuss_2.0, whole genome shotgun sequence genome encodes the following:
- the LOC127344375 gene encoding WD repeat-containing protein ATCSA-1 isoform X3, whose translation MDFKMPGKVYSAAMSPIATTHMLIATGSADVQVRLCDIASGAFTHTLSGHHDGIMSLEWSTSSEWILMSGGCDGAIRFWDIRRAGCFLVLDQLRSQQGRRPPFLDSAMEKQDQKNLTSSPSSKSNSVQQRTGSRKKHSKALHKSQTLIRGHTQQRVHPGMSSSQNRTTAHYGAVTGLKTTTDGMHLLSSGSDSRLRIWDVDSGCNTLVNFEAMRLHAGKPLQLAVTDDPSLVFVPCMGSIKAYNMWSGTTFQTFRGHYDHVNCCYYNSQDQELYTGSNDRQILVWSPATPALTEMEDDDKRQEGFAADEDNWSD comes from the exons ATGGATTTTAAGATGCCTGGAAAGGTCTACAGCGCCGCGATGTCTCCGATCGCGACAACGCATATGCTCATCGCGACAGGAAGTGCGGATGTTCAGGTCCGTTTGTGTGATATTGCTTCTGGAGCCTTTACCCACACGTTGTCAGGTCATCATG ATGGTATCATGTCTTTGGAGTGGTCTACCTCCAGCGAGTGGATCTTGATGAGTGGTGGCTGCGATGGGGCTATACGATTTTGGGACATAAGACGAGCAGGATGCTTCCTTGTCCTCGATCAGTTACGGTCTCAGCAAGGAAGACGACCTCCTTTTCTTGATAGCGCCATGGAGAAA CAGGATCAGAAGAACTTAACATCTTCACCTTCTTCAAAGAGTAACTCAGTTCAGCAGAGGACAGGCAGTCGTAAGAAGCATTCGAAAGCACTACACAAAAGTCAAACTCTGATACGTGGACATACACAACAGAGAGTACATCCGGGTATGTCATCCAGTCAAAATCGTACAACAGCTCACTATGGTGCTGTTACAGGGTTAAAAACAACTACAGATGGGATGCACCTTCTTAGCTCAG GATCCGATTCTCGATTAAGGATATGGGATGTTGATTCAGGCTGCAATACTTTGGTCAATTTTGAAGCCATGCGATTGCATGCTGGCAAGCCACTACAATTAGCTGTCACTGATGATCCATCACTTGTATTTGTTCCATGCATGGGTAGCATCAAG GCATACAATATGTGGTCTGGTACGACATTTCAAACATTCCGTGGGCATTATGACCATGTGAATTGCTGCTACTATAACTCACAAGACCAA GAACTCTATACTGGTAGCAATGATAGACAAATTCTTGTGTGGTCTCCTGCAACTCCCGCTTTGACTGAAATG GAGGATGATGACAAGCGGCAAGAGGGCTTTGCAGCTGATGAAGATAACTGGAGTGACTGA
- the LOC127344375 gene encoding WD repeat-containing protein ATCSA-1 isoform X2 encodes MWLEEVRRRERGELRVRRFKALARSRRAASLALSNRKEIATPHHGAVNSLQVDLTEGRYLLSGASDGSAAVFDLNNATEYEAGFIAKHRNILLVDRQHEHGHKFVVSAAIWYPVDTGLFVTASFDTYVKVWDTNSTQVVMDFKMPGKVYSAAMSPIATTHMLIATGSADVQVRLCDIASGAFTHTLSGHHDGIMSLEWSTSSEWILMSGGCDGAIRFWDIRRAGCFLVLDQLRSQQGRRPPFLDSAMEKDQKNLTSSPSSKSNSVQQRTGSRKKHSKALHKSQTLIRGHTQQRVHPGMSSSQNRTTAHYGAVTGLKTTTDGMHLLSSGSDSRLRIWDVDSGCNTLVNFEAMRLHAGKPLQLAVTDDPSLVFVPCMGSIKAYNMWSGTTFQTFRGHYDHVNCCYYNSQDQELYTGSNDRQILVWSPATPALTEMEDDDKRQEGFAADEDNWSD; translated from the exons ATGTGGTTGGAGGAGGTGAGAAGAAGGGAACGCGGGGAGCTGCGCGTGCGGCGCTTCAAGGCGCTCGCCCGGTCGCGCCGCGCCGCCTCGCTCGCGCTCTCCAACCGCAAGGAGATCGCCACCCCGCACCACGGCGCCGTCAACTCCCTCCAG GTTGATTTGACAGAGGGGAGGTACCTGCTCTCGGGGGCGTCGGATGGGTCGGCCGCTGTCTTCGATTTGAACAACGCGACGGAATACGAAGCCGGGTTCATTGCCAAGCACAGGAACATCCTGCTCGTCGACAGGCAGCACGAGCATGGCCACAAGTTCGTCGTCTCAGCGGCCATCTGGTACCCCGTGGACACCGGCCTCTTCGTTACAGCGTCCTTCGATACCTATGTCAAAGTGTGGGACACCAACTCGACTCAG GTAGTCATGGATTTTAAGATGCCTGGAAAGGTCTACAGCGCCGCGATGTCTCCGATCGCGACAACGCATATGCTCATCGCGACAGGAAGTGCGGATGTTCAGGTCCGTTTGTGTGATATTGCTTCTGGAGCCTTTACCCACACGTTGTCAGGTCATCATG ATGGTATCATGTCTTTGGAGTGGTCTACCTCCAGCGAGTGGATCTTGATGAGTGGTGGCTGCGATGGGGCTATACGATTTTGGGACATAAGACGAGCAGGATGCTTCCTTGTCCTCGATCAGTTACGGTCTCAGCAAGGAAGACGACCTCCTTTTCTTGATAGCGCCATGGAGAAA GATCAGAAGAACTTAACATCTTCACCTTCTTCAAAGAGTAACTCAGTTCAGCAGAGGACAGGCAGTCGTAAGAAGCATTCGAAAGCACTACACAAAAGTCAAACTCTGATACGTGGACATACACAACAGAGAGTACATCCGGGTATGTCATCCAGTCAAAATCGTACAACAGCTCACTATGGTGCTGTTACAGGGTTAAAAACAACTACAGATGGGATGCACCTTCTTAGCTCAG GATCCGATTCTCGATTAAGGATATGGGATGTTGATTCAGGCTGCAATACTTTGGTCAATTTTGAAGCCATGCGATTGCATGCTGGCAAGCCACTACAATTAGCTGTCACTGATGATCCATCACTTGTATTTGTTCCATGCATGGGTAGCATCAAG GCATACAATATGTGGTCTGGTACGACATTTCAAACATTCCGTGGGCATTATGACCATGTGAATTGCTGCTACTATAACTCACAAGACCAA GAACTCTATACTGGTAGCAATGATAGACAAATTCTTGTGTGGTCTCCTGCAACTCCCGCTTTGACTGAAATG GAGGATGATGACAAGCGGCAAGAGGGCTTTGCAGCTGATGAAGATAACTGGAGTGACTGA
- the LOC127344375 gene encoding WD repeat-containing protein ATCSA-1 isoform X1 yields the protein MWLEEVRRRERGELRVRRFKALARSRRAASLALSNRKEIATPHHGAVNSLQVDLTEGRYLLSGASDGSAAVFDLNNATEYEAGFIAKHRNILLVDRQHEHGHKFVVSAAIWYPVDTGLFVTASFDTYVKVWDTNSTQVVMDFKMPGKVYSAAMSPIATTHMLIATGSADVQVRLCDIASGAFTHTLSGHHDGIMSLEWSTSSEWILMSGGCDGAIRFWDIRRAGCFLVLDQLRSQQGRRPPFLDSAMEKQDQKNLTSSPSSKSNSVQQRTGSRKKHSKALHKSQTLIRGHTQQRVHPGMSSSQNRTTAHYGAVTGLKTTTDGMHLLSSGSDSRLRIWDVDSGCNTLVNFEAMRLHAGKPLQLAVTDDPSLVFVPCMGSIKAYNMWSGTTFQTFRGHYDHVNCCYYNSQDQELYTGSNDRQILVWSPATPALTEMEDDDKRQEGFAADEDNWSD from the exons ATGTGGTTGGAGGAGGTGAGAAGAAGGGAACGCGGGGAGCTGCGCGTGCGGCGCTTCAAGGCGCTCGCCCGGTCGCGCCGCGCCGCCTCGCTCGCGCTCTCCAACCGCAAGGAGATCGCCACCCCGCACCACGGCGCCGTCAACTCCCTCCAG GTTGATTTGACAGAGGGGAGGTACCTGCTCTCGGGGGCGTCGGATGGGTCGGCCGCTGTCTTCGATTTGAACAACGCGACGGAATACGAAGCCGGGTTCATTGCCAAGCACAGGAACATCCTGCTCGTCGACAGGCAGCACGAGCATGGCCACAAGTTCGTCGTCTCAGCGGCCATCTGGTACCCCGTGGACACCGGCCTCTTCGTTACAGCGTCCTTCGATACCTATGTCAAAGTGTGGGACACCAACTCGACTCAG GTAGTCATGGATTTTAAGATGCCTGGAAAGGTCTACAGCGCCGCGATGTCTCCGATCGCGACAACGCATATGCTCATCGCGACAGGAAGTGCGGATGTTCAGGTCCGTTTGTGTGATATTGCTTCTGGAGCCTTTACCCACACGTTGTCAGGTCATCATG ATGGTATCATGTCTTTGGAGTGGTCTACCTCCAGCGAGTGGATCTTGATGAGTGGTGGCTGCGATGGGGCTATACGATTTTGGGACATAAGACGAGCAGGATGCTTCCTTGTCCTCGATCAGTTACGGTCTCAGCAAGGAAGACGACCTCCTTTTCTTGATAGCGCCATGGAGAAA CAGGATCAGAAGAACTTAACATCTTCACCTTCTTCAAAGAGTAACTCAGTTCAGCAGAGGACAGGCAGTCGTAAGAAGCATTCGAAAGCACTACACAAAAGTCAAACTCTGATACGTGGACATACACAACAGAGAGTACATCCGGGTATGTCATCCAGTCAAAATCGTACAACAGCTCACTATGGTGCTGTTACAGGGTTAAAAACAACTACAGATGGGATGCACCTTCTTAGCTCAG GATCCGATTCTCGATTAAGGATATGGGATGTTGATTCAGGCTGCAATACTTTGGTCAATTTTGAAGCCATGCGATTGCATGCTGGCAAGCCACTACAATTAGCTGTCACTGATGATCCATCACTTGTATTTGTTCCATGCATGGGTAGCATCAAG GCATACAATATGTGGTCTGGTACGACATTTCAAACATTCCGTGGGCATTATGACCATGTGAATTGCTGCTACTATAACTCACAAGACCAA GAACTCTATACTGGTAGCAATGATAGACAAATTCTTGTGTGGTCTCCTGCAACTCCCGCTTTGACTGAAATG GAGGATGATGACAAGCGGCAAGAGGGCTTTGCAGCTGATGAAGATAACTGGAGTGACTGA